One region of Glutamicibacter sp. B1 genomic DNA includes:
- a CDS encoding alpha/beta fold hydrolase: MPMINNPVDGSDIFFDDDGAEGEPILFLHGSALSRSIWRGLGYTKALGEDHRTIRMDLRGHGKSAKSHDVAEYTMDKVVSDIQAVLQHLGLERVHIVGYSFGARTGLHLAMTHPEQVISLIMLGGTYEITPGEIGKLFFPGYLEVLRRGDIEGFVTGQETGGKLDPATRLAFKSNDPLALAAYYEAAETLQNIDLADLARIKIPTLLLIGTRDQPRFDQNKIMVRTLPNARMVALPGRTHGGTLYPIEPIVNAIRSFWAGRQA; the protein is encoded by the coding sequence ATGCCGATGATCAATAATCCTGTCGATGGTTCCGACATCTTTTTCGACGATGACGGAGCCGAGGGAGAGCCAATTCTTTTCCTGCACGGTTCAGCTTTATCTCGTTCCATCTGGCGAGGGCTGGGTTACACCAAAGCACTGGGCGAGGATCATCGGACCATCCGAATGGACTTGCGCGGACACGGCAAATCAGCGAAGTCTCATGATGTCGCCGAGTACACCATGGATAAAGTCGTTAGTGACATCCAAGCGGTCTTGCAACACCTAGGCCTGGAACGAGTGCACATCGTTGGGTACTCTTTTGGAGCCCGTACCGGGTTGCACCTAGCCATGACTCATCCAGAGCAGGTCATTTCGTTGATCATGCTCGGCGGCACTTACGAAATTACTCCTGGGGAAATCGGCAAACTCTTCTTCCCGGGCTATCTGGAAGTATTGCGCCGAGGCGACATTGAAGGCTTCGTCACCGGTCAGGAGACTGGTGGCAAACTGGATCCAGCAACCCGGTTGGCTTTCAAATCAAATGATCCGCTGGCACTGGCCGCGTATTACGAAGCTGCCGAGACCCTGCAAAATATTGATCTTGCTGACTTGGCCAGAATCAAGATTCCAACCCTGTTGCTTATTGGTACCCGGGATCAGCCACGCTTTGATCAAAACAAAATCATGGTGCGCACATTGCCCAACGCTCGAATGGTCGCCCTGCCAGGACGCACTCACGGTGGAACGCTGTATCCCATTGAACCAATCGTCAATGCCATACGCTCATTCTGGGCCGGGCGTCAGGCATGA
- the mgrA gene encoding L-glyceraldehyde 3-phosphate reductase, with the protein MPATKELHRPYTAAADRYEHYGYRRVGDSGLRLPPLSLGLWWNFGDNRPFDNQREILRHAFDHGINHFDLANNYGPPAGSAEENFGRMMRKDFKPYRNELLISSKAGYDMWPGPYGTFGSRKYLIASCEASLEKMGLDYVDIFYSHRFDPKTPLEETIGALDTLVRQGKATYVGISSYSAERTAQAKQIANDLGTPLVIHQPSYNILNPWVEHGLLQTLEKERMGAIAFTPLAQGLLTDKYLSTTDVERQGGRRSLESQLTEENLTKVRRLNEVAQKRGQSLAQMALAWLLRDGAATSVLIGASSTKQLDENLGALKNLEFSETELSQIADIAQGDAGIDWWRASAIS; encoded by the coding sequence ATGCCAGCCACCAAAGAACTACACCGCCCCTATACCGCTGCGGCCGATCGCTATGAACACTATGGCTACCGCCGCGTCGGAGATTCGGGCCTACGTCTTCCACCACTGTCGTTGGGACTGTGGTGGAACTTCGGAGACAACCGACCTTTCGACAATCAACGCGAAATTCTCCGACATGCCTTTGACCACGGCATCAACCACTTCGACCTAGCCAACAACTATGGGCCACCTGCAGGTTCGGCTGAAGAAAACTTTGGCCGCATGATGCGCAAGGACTTCAAGCCCTACCGCAATGAACTGCTCATCTCTTCCAAAGCCGGCTATGACATGTGGCCGGGTCCATATGGCACCTTCGGATCCCGCAAGTACCTTATTGCCTCTTGTGAGGCGTCGCTGGAGAAAATGGGGCTGGACTACGTAGACATCTTCTACTCTCACCGTTTTGATCCAAAGACTCCTCTAGAAGAAACCATTGGCGCTTTGGATACCTTGGTACGCCAGGGCAAGGCCACCTACGTCGGTATTTCTTCATACTCCGCAGAACGTACTGCGCAAGCAAAGCAGATCGCGAATGATCTGGGGACGCCTCTGGTCATTCATCAGCCTTCGTACAATATTCTCAATCCATGGGTTGAACACGGATTGTTGCAGACCTTGGAAAAGGAACGCATGGGCGCCATTGCGTTTACACCGTTGGCTCAGGGTCTGCTGACCGACAAATATTTGTCGACCACTGATGTTGAACGACAGGGCGGACGTCGTTCGCTCGAAAGTCAGTTGACCGAGGAGAACTTGACCAAGGTCCGTCGGCTGAATGAAGTCGCACAGAAGCGTGGCCAGTCCTTGGCGCAGATGGCGTTGGCGTGGCTGTTGCGCGATGGTGCTGCAACTTCCGTACTGATTGGCGCTTCTTCCACTAAACAGCTGGACGAAAATCTGGGTGCGTTGAAGAACCTTGAATTCAGTGAAACAGAGTTGTCCCAGATCGCTGACATCGCCCAGGGTGACGCCGGCATCGACTGGTGGCGCGCCTCAGCAATCAGCTAA
- a CDS encoding NAD-dependent succinate-semialdehyde dehydrogenase encodes MSAPTYKVLNPATGDVVEEFDAATDEQVEQALTAAQSAYESWQDVDINERAKIVSKVGALFAERADELGKIMTTEMGKPLSEAVGEAQFCQEIFEYFATEGPTLAADQEIKSFSGGKAVVQKRPVGPLLGIMPWNFPLYQVARFAAPNLMLGNTILLKHAESCPRSALAIQEIMDEAGVPAGVYNNVFATHDQISTIIADPRIQGVSLTGSERAGAIIGEQAGRNLKKAVLELGGSDPFVVLDSDDVPGIVDTAWGYRIDNTGQACNSNKRMIVMEDIYDEFVAELTKRADGLKPGDPMEEAEGTFAPLSSRKAAESLHEQVQDAVSKGATLHAGGVLHDGPSAYYSPAVLTGITKDMRAYYEELFGPVAVVYKVSSDEEATELANDTIYGLGGSVHSTDVERASKVAQKLQSGMTNVNVASAEGAEMPFGGVKRSGFGRELGPLGMDEFVNKRLFYVGE; translated from the coding sequence ATGAGCGCCCCAACCTACAAGGTCTTGAACCCGGCCACCGGAGACGTTGTCGAAGAATTTGACGCAGCAACTGACGAACAAGTTGAGCAGGCGCTTACCGCCGCGCAGTCCGCTTATGAGTCGTGGCAGGACGTCGACATCAACGAACGCGCAAAGATTGTCTCCAAGGTCGGAGCACTCTTCGCCGAACGTGCTGATGAACTGGGCAAGATCATGACCACTGAAATGGGTAAGCCACTATCTGAAGCAGTTGGCGAAGCACAGTTCTGCCAGGAGATCTTCGAATACTTCGCCACCGAGGGTCCAACCCTTGCAGCGGATCAGGAAATTAAGTCGTTCTCAGGCGGCAAGGCTGTTGTACAGAAGCGCCCGGTAGGTCCGCTGCTGGGCATCATGCCTTGGAACTTCCCGCTGTACCAGGTGGCTCGATTCGCAGCACCTAACCTGATGCTGGGCAACACCATTCTCCTGAAGCATGCTGAGTCCTGCCCACGTTCGGCACTGGCCATCCAGGAAATCATGGACGAAGCCGGCGTTCCAGCGGGCGTGTACAACAACGTCTTTGCAACCCATGATCAGATCTCCACCATCATTGCTGATCCTCGCATCCAAGGCGTTTCCTTGACCGGTTCCGAACGTGCCGGCGCCATTATCGGCGAACAGGCTGGACGCAACCTCAAGAAGGCCGTATTGGAACTTGGCGGTTCAGATCCGTTTGTTGTCCTTGATTCCGATGATGTCCCAGGCATCGTTGATACGGCGTGGGGCTACCGCATTGATAACACCGGTCAGGCCTGCAACTCGAACAAGCGCATGATTGTCATGGAAGACATCTACGACGAGTTCGTTGCAGAACTAACCAAGCGCGCCGATGGCTTGAAGCCAGGTGACCCAATGGAAGAAGCCGAGGGAACCTTCGCTCCGCTTTCCTCACGTAAAGCTGCGGAATCCCTGCATGAGCAGGTTCAGGATGCAGTATCCAAGGGTGCAACCTTGCACGCTGGTGGCGTTCTGCATGATGGCCCATCAGCCTACTACTCCCCTGCCGTCCTTACCGGGATCACCAAGGATATGCGTGCGTACTACGAAGAGCTCTTCGGTCCAGTAGCCGTCGTATACAAGGTCAGCAGCGATGAGGAAGCCACTGAACTGGCCAACGACACCATCTACGGTTTGGGCGGCTCTGTTCACTCCACGGATGTGGAACGCGCTTCCAAGGTTGCTCAGAAACTGCAGTCAGGTATGACCAATGTCAACGTGGCCAGCGCCGAAGGTGCTGAGATGCCGTTTGGTGGCGTGAAGCGTTCAGGTTTCGGCCGTGAGCTGGGTCCACTAGGCATGGACGAATTCGTGAACAAGCGTCTGTTCTATGTAGGCGAGTAA